From Humisphaera borealis, the proteins below share one genomic window:
- a CDS encoding S8 family serine peptidase: MSEQRRALRRFPRQWFSTEEFVPQGGSEPREDGFSRPAHAANLLAGVRRALLSKPKDPLVPDEHIFFAARTWKGRPSLRRNLDRIQAKVHRVLPDGGIVASWGSRADYDDSKRYIGQYSSKQAVTADLDYIDSIKGLDYKDKLGKSLLEILERGDTSRTGLLELVFYPHYNAKEISVIIESIREELGPRGLVFQKLVAGVGRFTSTWQGPLALSEDIAKRVEAVALVEQAGELRPAARHRAASGGSGGKLSVVVAPHVPEIAVFDTGVHASHPLLAGVVLTGDPQVDLSDFDPEGGHGTFVAGVIAYGEDPERQVRADGRLHARAVVHSRRVELAGIPGGLNLDSYGAVAEAVSALRPRTKVFTASVSTAVPIDSDNVSPQALNIDLISRKYGVLFVLPTGNLPNVVGDQLSPDQPNFLDPATWHSDPNAQMGRPGEAFNAITVSSYAERQVGQEYSHPGHATVYSRRGPGPKQFPKPDLSEAGGNCVLSINPDDPTDVAIDVDDDDDAAIKSLKAPTGTAKDFGTSFAVPKVAFALARLVKLFESSAETRYAPLLAKAYLTHVCQCPETAGPFPADWTDQDKRDSRHLLYGHGVPDQAALDGVLPTEICFFATSEMRRRQRHVYTLKLPVNIVNALPEVRLRVTLTYFTKVDPTALDAELYSLVDLAPVVRWGGKTLAKTQRGGPLTDFYPLKSFEVKFSRPREGEPSARGQPTVEITMRDRVSDEDDFAQPYAIIISMISPTGELLINDLIQEVESE; this comes from the coding sequence ATGAGCGAACAACGGCGGGCATTGCGGCGATTCCCACGCCAGTGGTTCTCAACCGAGGAGTTTGTACCTCAAGGCGGCAGTGAACCGCGAGAGGACGGCTTTAGCCGACCCGCGCATGCCGCGAACTTACTTGCGGGGGTACGCCGAGCCCTGTTGTCTAAGCCTAAGGATCCGCTCGTACCGGACGAGCACATCTTTTTCGCCGCACGTACTTGGAAGGGTCGTCCGTCCCTACGCCGAAACCTCGACCGTATCCAAGCCAAGGTTCACCGAGTGTTGCCGGATGGTGGTATCGTCGCTAGCTGGGGATCACGAGCGGACTACGATGACTCGAAGCGCTACATTGGCCAGTATAGTAGCAAACAGGCGGTTACTGCAGATTTAGACTACATCGATTCTATTAAAGGGCTCGACTACAAGGACAAGCTCGGGAAAAGCCTCCTTGAGATCTTAGAGCGGGGAGACACCTCACGCACGGGTCTCCTCGAGCTCGTCTTTTACCCTCATTACAACGCCAAGGAAATCAGCGTCATTATCGAGTCGATTAGGGAAGAGCTTGGGCCAAGAGGCTTGGTCTTCCAAAAGTTGGTTGCCGGTGTCGGTCGATTCACCAGCACATGGCAAGGACCGCTCGCGTTGTCAGAAGATATCGCGAAGCGCGTCGAGGCGGTCGCGTTGGTTGAGCAAGCTGGCGAGTTACGTCCTGCTGCGAGACACCGAGCAGCTTCCGGCGGGAGCGGAGGCAAGCTGTCAGTGGTTGTTGCTCCGCATGTCCCGGAGATTGCCGTTTTCGATACGGGTGTGCATGCCAGCCATCCGCTTTTGGCCGGAGTCGTCCTCACTGGCGACCCACAAGTCGATCTGAGCGACTTTGACCCGGAAGGGGGGCATGGAACGTTCGTCGCCGGAGTGATTGCTTACGGTGAAGACCCGGAAAGGCAAGTCCGAGCAGACGGTCGGCTTCACGCTCGCGCCGTTGTGCATTCGCGGAGAGTAGAACTTGCAGGCATACCTGGCGGACTGAACCTGGATAGCTACGGTGCGGTCGCAGAGGCTGTGAGTGCTCTCCGTCCAAGGACGAAAGTCTTCACGGCTTCCGTCAGTACAGCTGTGCCGATCGATAGTGACAACGTCAGTCCCCAAGCATTAAACATTGACCTGATTTCGCGCAAATACGGCGTATTGTTCGTGTTGCCTACTGGGAACCTTCCCAACGTCGTGGGTGACCAGCTTTCGCCCGATCAGCCTAATTTTCTCGACCCGGCAACGTGGCATTCCGATCCAAATGCGCAGATGGGGCGGCCGGGTGAGGCGTTCAATGCTATAACGGTCTCGAGTTACGCGGAACGCCAAGTGGGGCAGGAATACTCGCATCCCGGCCATGCCACCGTTTACTCGCGGCGTGGTCCAGGTCCGAAGCAATTCCCAAAGCCTGATTTGTCGGAAGCCGGGGGAAACTGCGTTCTTAGTATTAATCCGGACGACCCCACAGATGTGGCGATCGATGTTGACGATGACGATGACGCCGCAATCAAGAGCCTTAAAGCTCCTACTGGAACGGCTAAGGACTTTGGGACCAGCTTCGCTGTGCCGAAAGTGGCATTTGCGCTTGCCCGGCTCGTGAAACTATTCGAAAGCTCGGCTGAGACGAGATATGCCCCGCTTCTCGCGAAGGCTTATCTGACACACGTCTGTCAGTGCCCCGAGACCGCAGGACCATTTCCCGCTGATTGGACTGATCAAGACAAGAGGGATTCCCGGCATCTTCTCTATGGACATGGCGTCCCCGATCAAGCCGCTCTTGATGGAGTGCTCCCGACCGAGATATGTTTCTTCGCTACATCTGAGATGCGACGGAGGCAACGTCACGTCTACACATTGAAGCTGCCCGTCAACATTGTAAACGCCCTGCCGGAGGTTCGGCTTCGTGTGACGTTGACCTATTTCACTAAAGTCGACCCGACGGCTTTGGACGCCGAACTGTACTCGCTTGTCGATCTCGCCCCCGTAGTTCGCTGGGGTGGGAAGACGCTCGCGAAGACGCAGCGAGGTGGTCCGTTGACCGATTTCTACCCTCTGAAAAGTTTTGAAGTAAAGTTTTCGCGGCCAAGGGAGGGCGAGCCGTCTGCAAGAGGTCAACCGACAGTTGAAATCACGATGAGGGACCGGGTGTCGGATGAAGATGATTTCGCACAGCCCTACGCAATCATTATCAGCATGATCAGCCCAACTGGTGAACTGCTCATTAACGACCTGATTCAGGAAGTTGAGAGCGAATGA
- a CDS encoding ATP-binding protein, whose product MKVGPQIKNLKASRGAAGVVVPDWVDQIRPPRSEALVYPKSLQDSVDDVGRMLSLPAPTAPRVLLFGPPGVGKTATLRNWAFGSTRPFWWVRADRLITSFLGGTVSNLTHLFRAAREVGAVLVFDDLDAYARRRDDPREGGESRRTVVGLLSALDETAGSVAVVAATNLPESVDPAALRRFQHMLAFRPLGVDHTKLLVRQASGVKRVSPELVRLARKMSPAEVVDALQHGLKVADTAAAARSLRARADAMSMIGKSR is encoded by the coding sequence ATGAAGGTTGGGCCTCAAATCAAAAACCTAAAGGCCTCGCGCGGCGCGGCAGGAGTGGTCGTTCCTGATTGGGTCGACCAGATTAGGCCACCACGAAGTGAAGCCTTGGTTTATCCCAAGTCCTTGCAGGACTCGGTAGACGATGTAGGCAGGATGCTTTCGCTTCCGGCACCCACCGCCCCGCGAGTTCTGCTTTTCGGTCCGCCCGGAGTCGGGAAGACGGCGACTTTGCGGAACTGGGCATTCGGATCGACACGACCGTTTTGGTGGGTACGTGCGGACAGGTTGATCACCTCCTTTCTAGGGGGAACTGTATCTAACTTAACGCATCTTTTCCGTGCTGCCCGCGAGGTGGGTGCAGTATTGGTGTTCGATGATCTAGATGCGTATGCGCGTCGCCGTGACGATCCTCGCGAAGGTGGCGAGAGCCGAAGGACAGTTGTCGGCTTACTAAGTGCGTTAGACGAGACGGCCGGTTCAGTTGCAGTAGTTGCAGCGACAAACCTGCCCGAGTCGGTGGATCCGGCTGCGCTCCGCCGCTTTCAACACATGCTTGCGTTTCGGCCACTAGGCGTCGACCATACGAAGTTGCTGGTTCGCCAAGCTTCGGGGGTGAAGCGAGTGTCGCCAGAACTTGTGCGGCTTGCACGCAAGATGTCTCCGGCCGAAGTCGTCGACGCTCTCCAGCATGGCCTAAAGGTGGCGGATACGGCGGCGGCTGCAAGGAGTCTTCGCGCACGGGCCGACGCCATGTCGATGATTGGGAAGTCAAGATGA
- a CDS encoding HNH endonuclease, translating to MKLSNFASLDPVLQARGIRGLSGATKTDCAMWDEFHTEFPALAPASEQLLHDLFTKDDGREVDFLHRDKVRLEPAARFIAWTGPTESTATVKVRRGQQFFRQAVLNAYNVRCCISGIHVPRLLVASHIKPWSGFPNERVDPRNGLCLSSLHDAAFDAGLITIDEQLRVVLGKQLKSYFPQAALEQNFTPFEGKPINLPVKLAEPSKEFLLYHRESVFML from the coding sequence ATGAAGTTGTCCAACTTCGCATCACTTGATCCCGTGTTGCAGGCCCGAGGAATACGAGGCCTGTCCGGCGCGACCAAGACCGATTGTGCGATGTGGGATGAATTTCACACGGAGTTCCCCGCGCTTGCCCCGGCCAGTGAGCAGTTGTTGCATGACCTGTTCACAAAGGATGACGGCCGCGAAGTGGATTTTCTTCATCGCGATAAGGTCCGGCTGGAGCCGGCGGCGAGGTTCATCGCATGGACGGGTCCCACGGAATCGACCGCAACAGTCAAAGTTCGGCGGGGGCAGCAGTTCTTCCGACAAGCTGTCCTTAACGCGTACAACGTTCGCTGCTGTATCAGTGGAATCCATGTCCCGCGCCTACTGGTTGCAAGCCATATCAAACCATGGAGCGGTTTTCCGAATGAACGGGTCGACCCACGAAACGGGTTGTGCCTGTCCAGTCTTCATGATGCGGCGTTCGATGCCGGATTGATCACCATCGACGAGCAACTCAGAGTTGTGCTCGGCAAACAACTGAAGTCCTATTTCCCACAAGCGGCGTTGGAACAGAACTTCACTCCATTCGAAGGCAAGCCAATCAATCTGCCAGTGAAGCTGGCCGAGCCCAGTAAGGAGTTCCTGCTGTATCACCGCGAATCGGTCTTCATGCTCTGA
- the aroA gene encoding 3-phosphoshikimate 1-carboxyvinyltransferase, with amino-acid sequence MSDITLEPLSKPFSVSVTPPGSKSLTNRALVLAALAGGSCSVSNILFADDTLVMLDCLRKLGFDVAVDEATRTATVVGRGGVLPASSAELFCGNSGTTIRFVAALCALGHGDFTLDGVPRMRQRPIGELANLLHNLGVRIEYPGETGFPPVRIVADGLPGGWVRFGRSQSSQFLSALCQVAPYARHEVRVNLEPNQTSWPYVAMTLRLMDEFGVTPHLVRDPDTAEPTQLIIPQGVYHPTSYQVEPDASGASYFLAAAAIHPGSKITIAGLGKASLQGDVGFADLLHQMGADLVFGKDFITIGGTDRFEAIDVDLSKMPDTAQTLAVASLFAEGTTRLRGLHTLRVKETDRVAATATELRKLGAEVEIDGDDLIITPPEDGRLKPSAIDTYDDHRMAMAFALAGTKSAGVTIRDAGCVSKTYPTYFQDLETLRG; translated from the coding sequence ATGAGCGACATCACCCTTGAGCCTCTCTCCAAGCCCTTTTCCGTCTCGGTCACCCCGCCGGGGTCTAAGAGCCTGACCAATCGGGCATTGGTGCTGGCGGCGCTGGCGGGTGGGTCTTGCTCGGTCTCCAACATCCTCTTCGCCGACGACACGCTGGTCATGCTCGACTGCCTGCGTAAGCTGGGGTTTGACGTAGCCGTGGATGAAGCCACTCGGACTGCCACCGTCGTCGGGCGGGGCGGGGTGTTGCCGGCGTCGTCGGCCGAGTTGTTCTGCGGCAACAGCGGGACGACCATTCGCTTTGTCGCCGCGCTGTGTGCCCTGGGGCATGGGGATTTCACGCTCGACGGCGTTCCCCGCATGCGGCAGCGGCCGATCGGGGAACTGGCCAACCTGCTGCACAACCTGGGCGTGCGGATCGAATACCCCGGCGAAACCGGCTTTCCGCCGGTGCGGATCGTCGCCGACGGCCTGCCCGGCGGGTGGGTGCGGTTCGGGCGCAGCCAGTCGTCGCAGTTCCTGTCGGCGTTGTGCCAGGTCGCACCGTATGCCCGGCATGAGGTTCGGGTGAACCTCGAACCGAACCAAACGAGCTGGCCTTACGTCGCGATGACGCTGCGGCTGATGGACGAGTTCGGCGTTACGCCGCACCTGGTCCGCGATCCCGACACCGCCGAGCCCACGCAGCTCATCATCCCGCAAGGCGTTTACCATCCGACGTCGTATCAGGTGGAGCCGGATGCGTCGGGGGCGAGCTACTTCCTGGCCGCAGCGGCGATCCACCCTGGCAGCAAAATCACGATCGCCGGCCTGGGCAAGGCCAGCCTGCAGGGGGATGTGGGGTTTGCCGACCTGCTGCACCAGATGGGGGCCGACCTGGTCTTCGGCAAAGACTTCATCACAATCGGCGGGACCGACCGGTTCGAGGCGATCGATGTCGACCTTTCGAAGATGCCCGACACGGCGCAGACGCTGGCCGTCGCTTCGCTGTTTGCCGAGGGCACGACCCGCCTGCGCGGCCTGCACACGCTGCGGGTGAAAGAGACCGACCGCGTCGCCGCGACGGCGACAGAGCTTCGCAAGCTCGGGGCGGAGGTGGAGATCGACGGGGACGATCTGATCATCACGCCGCCCGAGGACGGCCGGCTGAAACCCTCCGCGATCGACACCTACGATGACCACCGCATGGCGATGGCATTCGCGCTGGCGGGGACGAAGTCGGCGGGCGTCACAATCCGCGACGCGGGATGTGTCAGCAAGACGTATCCGACGTACTTCCAGGACTTGGAAACGCTGCGGGGGTGA
- the carB gene encoding carbamoyl-phosphate synthase large subunit, producing the protein MPKRTDIHSILIIGSGPIVIGQGCEFDYSGVQACRALREEGYRIVLINSNPATIMTDPEFADATYIEPISPETVEKILEREKANGTPIDALLPTLGGQTGLNTGMACFDKGILTRYGVKMIGADREAIFKGEDRQVFKDLMLKIGLKVPLSGVVHTLEDARKVLDELGLPLIIRPAFTLGGTGGGIAYNVEEFETIVARGLDASPTNEVLVEQSVIGWKEFEMEVVRDRNDNCVIICSIENIDAMGVHTGDSITVAPIQTLTDKEYQRMRDASFAVIRAVGVETGGSNIQFGINPANGDMVVIEMNPRVSRSSALASKATGYPIAKLAAKLAVGYTLDELPNYITSKKGADGKWEYYTSACFEPTIDYCVIKIPRWTFEKFPDADETLTTQMKSVGEAMAIGRTFKEALQKGIRSMEVKRFGFGLDKYDKWLNAQKAKASGPVSDTGFQPVPGAVESGKRTTADAQHTSHGLEARVTDARGLPPTARADDDLNADKTTQGESTDAEWPIPEGKLRRKLSVPSQGRLYYVRYALKMGWTIDEVHQLTKIDPWFLAQMLELVEFEEILASFTDAVSILNSGGHYFGKDIEPVVHQAKQWGYSDVQLASVWRTTPARVRRMLQEIGLKPVYKIVDTCAAEFEASTPYYYSTYETPYHKVGIPGEDMRTWFDKTPGAVAMGGAALMAEITEDEIRLTQKPKVIIIGGGPNRIGQGIEFDYCCVHAAFACRELGLESVMINSNPETVSTDYDTSDLLFFEPLTHEDILNICERLNGKPFTEKGGLVKGVIVQFGGQTPLNLAKGLKEAGVPILGTSVESLDAAGDREQFRDLLQKLGLKQPENGIARSVQEARDIARRIGYPVLVRPSFVLGGRAMEIVYGEDQLNYYMANAVDASTIADAPILVDKFLDNATECDVDCLADYPPVPVPLESQMGKVPPDEIDKGQAIVIGVMEHIEEAGIHSGDSACSLPPFSLSKEIIEKLKVQSKALAKALRVRGLMNVQYAIKDDEIYLIEVNPRASRTVPFVGKATGQQWAKIAAKVMCGKTLAEMGIKELPDPKHISVKEVVFPFSKFPGVDIILGPEMRSTGEVMGIDTTFGLAFGKSQLAAGTVLPLAGTAYLSVRNEDKQAVIPIARKLADCGFKLVATGGTYDALKKAGVAVERINKLAEGRPHIGDLIKNGKLQLMINTPTKKGPQTDEGKIRAMAVQYRVPIFTTLTAGEATAEAIAAMQKNGWGVRPLQSYHA; encoded by the coding sequence ATGCCCAAGCGCACCGACATCCACTCGATCCTCATCATCGGCTCCGGCCCCATCGTCATCGGGCAGGGGTGCGAGTTCGACTACTCCGGCGTGCAGGCCTGCCGCGCGCTGCGGGAGGAGGGGTATCGCATCGTCCTGATCAACAGCAATCCCGCGACGATCATGACCGATCCGGAGTTCGCCGACGCCACCTATATCGAGCCCATCTCCCCCGAGACCGTCGAGAAGATCCTGGAGCGTGAGAAGGCCAACGGCACGCCCATCGACGCCCTGCTGCCAACCCTCGGCGGGCAGACCGGCCTGAACACCGGCATGGCCTGCTTCGACAAGGGCATCCTGACCAGGTACGGCGTGAAGATGATCGGCGCCGACCGCGAGGCGATCTTCAAAGGCGAAGACCGGCAGGTGTTCAAAGACCTGATGCTGAAGATCGGCCTGAAGGTGCCGCTGTCGGGCGTCGTGCATACCTTGGAAGACGCGCGAAAGGTGCTCGATGAACTCGGCCTGCCGCTGATCATCCGCCCGGCTTTTACGCTCGGCGGGACCGGCGGCGGGATCGCCTACAACGTCGAAGAGTTCGAGACGATCGTCGCCCGCGGCCTCGACGCCAGCCCGACCAACGAAGTGCTCGTCGAGCAGTCGGTCATCGGCTGGAAAGAGTTCGAGATGGAGGTCGTCCGCGACCGCAATGACAACTGCGTCATCATCTGCTCGATCGAAAACATCGACGCTATGGGCGTTCACACCGGCGACAGCATCACCGTCGCCCCGATCCAGACGCTGACCGACAAGGAATACCAGCGGATGCGCGATGCGAGCTTCGCCGTCATCCGCGCCGTCGGCGTCGAGACGGGTGGCAGCAACATCCAGTTCGGCATCAACCCCGCCAACGGAGACATGGTCGTCATCGAGATGAACCCGCGCGTGTCGCGAAGTTCGGCGCTGGCGTCCAAGGCGACCGGTTATCCGATCGCCAAGCTCGCCGCTAAGCTCGCGGTCGGGTACACGCTGGACGAACTGCCGAACTACATCACCTCGAAGAAGGGTGCCGACGGCAAGTGGGAGTATTACACGTCGGCCTGCTTTGAGCCGACGATCGACTACTGCGTCATCAAGATCCCGCGGTGGACGTTCGAGAAATTCCCCGACGCGGATGAGACGCTGACGACGCAGATGAAGTCCGTCGGCGAAGCGATGGCGATCGGGCGGACGTTCAAGGAAGCCCTTCAAAAGGGCATCCGCAGCATGGAGGTCAAGCGCTTCGGTTTCGGCCTCGACAAGTACGACAAGTGGCTGAACGCGCAGAAGGCAAAGGCGAGCGGCCCCGTCAGTGACACGGGCTTCCAGCCCGTGCCTGGTGCGGTGGAGTCTGGAAAGCGCACGACTGCCGACGCACAACACACCTCGCACGGGCTGGAAGCCCGTGTCACTGATGCGCGTGGCTTGCCGCCCACCGCCCGCGCCGATGACGACCTGAACGCCGACAAGACCACGCAAGGCGAATCCACCGACGCCGAGTGGCCGATCCCCGAAGGCAAGCTTCGGCGGAAGCTCTCCGTCCCGTCGCAGGGCCGGCTCTACTACGTCCGCTACGCGCTGAAGATGGGGTGGACGATCGACGAGGTGCATCAGCTGACGAAGATCGATCCGTGGTTCTTGGCGCAGATGTTGGAGTTGGTGGAGTTTGAGGAGATTCTTGCGTCGTTTACAGACGCAGTTTCGATTCTGAACTCTGGAGGACACTACTTCGGCAAAGACATCGAACCAGTAGTTCATCAGGCAAAGCAGTGGGGTTATTCCGACGTTCAGTTGGCAAGTGTTTGGCGCACCACGCCTGCTCGCGTAAGGCGGATGCTTCAAGAGATTGGGCTAAAGCCCGTATACAAAATTGTCGACACGTGCGCCGCTGAGTTTGAAGCCTCCACGCCCTACTACTACTCGACCTACGAAACGCCATACCACAAGGTCGGCATTCCGGGTGAGGACATGCGAACCTGGTTTGATAAGACTCCTGGCGCTGTTGCGATGGGCGGCGCCGCGCTGATGGCCGAGATCACCGAAGACGAAATCCGCCTCACCCAAAAACCCAAGGTCATCATCATCGGCGGCGGGCCGAACCGGATCGGCCAGGGGATTGAGTTCGACTACTGCTGCGTCCACGCCGCGTTCGCATGCCGGGAACTCGGCCTCGAATCGGTGATGATCAACTCCAACCCGGAGACGGTCAGCACCGACTACGACACCTCCGACCTGCTCTTCTTCGAGCCGCTGACGCACGAGGACATCCTCAACATCTGCGAGAGGCTCAATGGCAAGCCGTTCACCGAAAAGGGCGGGCTCGTCAAAGGCGTGATCGTGCAGTTCGGCGGGCAGACGCCGTTGAACCTGGCGAAGGGCCTGAAGGAAGCCGGCGTGCCGATCCTGGGCACCTCCGTCGAGTCGCTCGACGCCGCTGGCGACCGGGAACAGTTCCGCGACCTGCTGCAGAAGCTCGGCCTGAAGCAGCCGGAAAACGGCATCGCGCGGTCGGTGCAGGAAGCCCGCGACATCGCCCGGCGCATCGGCTACCCCGTGCTGGTCCGCCCAAGTTTCGTGCTCGGCGGGCGGGCGATGGAAATCGTCTACGGCGAAGACCAGCTCAACTACTACATGGCGAACGCCGTTGATGCCTCGACGATCGCCGATGCCCCGATCCTCGTCGACAAGTTCCTGGATAACGCCACCGAATGCGACGTCGACTGCCTGGCGGACTATCCGCCGGTGCCGGTGCCGCTCGAATCGCAGATGGGCAAGGTCCCGCCGGACGAGATCGACAAGGGGCAGGCGATCGTCATCGGCGTGATGGAGCACATCGAAGAAGCCGGCATTCACTCCGGCGATTCGGCCTGTTCGTTGCCGCCGTTCTCGCTGTCGAAGGAGATCATCGAGAAGCTCAAGGTGCAGTCGAAGGCGCTGGCCAAGGCACTGCGGGTGCGCGGGTTGATGAACGTGCAGTACGCAATCAAGGACGACGAAATCTACCTGATCGAGGTCAACCCGCGGGCCAGCCGTACCGTGCCGTTCGTCGGCAAGGCGACCGGACAGCAGTGGGCGAAGATCGCGGCCAAGGTCATGTGCGGCAAGACGCTCGCCGAGATGGGCATCAAGGAACTGCCCGACCCCAAGCACATCAGCGTGAAGGAAGTGGTGTTCCCGTTCAGCAAGTTCCCCGGCGTGGACATCATCCTGGGCCCGGAGATGCGCAGCACCGGCGAAGTGATGGGCATCGACACCACCTTCGGCCTGGCGTTCGGCAAGAGCCAGCTCGCCGCCGGCACGGTGTTGCCGCTGGCCGGGACGGCGTATCTGTCGGTGCGAAACGAGGACAAGCAGGCGGTCATCCCCATCGCCAGGAAGCTGGCCGACTGCGGGTTCAAGCT